A window of the Thalassophryne amazonica chromosome 11, fThaAma1.1, whole genome shotgun sequence genome harbors these coding sequences:
- the fgf18a gene encoding fibroblast growth factor 18a isoform X3 produces the protein MWSLLSTLTVLCIQMLLVMCNPLQQVLGVDGVNFSVHVENQTQVRDTMSRRHHRVYQLYSRTSGKHVQVLGRRISACGEDGDKYAQLVVEADTFGSQVRIRGKETNFYLCMNRRGKLVGKASNRSDDCVFVEKVLENHYTALMSARYTGWYVGFTKRGRPRRGPHTLPNQQDVHFMKRFPPGEQPDLTTPFRFTTVSKRSKRVRATGPR, from the exons ATGTGGTCTCTTCTTTCCACGTTGACCGTCTT ATGTATCCAGATGTTACTGGTGATGTGCAATCCATTACAG CAGGTGCTTGGTGTGGATGGAGTCAACTTCAGTGTGCATGTGGAGAACCAGACGCAGGTGCGAGACACCATGAGTCGGCGACATCACCGGGTGTACCAGCTGTACAGCCGCACCAGCGGCAAACACGTCCAAGTGCTGGGACGCAGAATCAGCGCTTGCGGAGAGGACGGAGACAAATAtg CCCAGCTCGTAGTGGAGGCCGATACCTTCGGGAGCCAGGTGAGAATCCGGGGCAAGGAGACCAATTTTTACCTGTGCATGAACCGTCGTGGAAAGCTAGTAGGAAAG GCCAGCAATCGAAGCGACGACTGTGTCTTTGTGGAAAAGGTTCTGGAGAACCACTACACAGCACTGATGTCAGCACGTTACACTGGCTGGTACGTGGGATTCACTAAACGAGGGCGTCCTCGCCGCGGCCCGCACACGCTCCCTAACCAACAGGACGTACACTTCATGAAGCGCTTTCCACCCGGAGAGCAGCCGGACTTGACCACCCCCTTCCGCTTCACCACCGTCAGCAAGCGAAGTAAGAGGGTGCGCGCTACTGGGCCACGCTAG
- the fgf18a gene encoding fibroblast growth factor 18a isoform X1, with protein MWSLLSTLTVLCIQMLLVMCNPLQQVLGVDGVNFSVHVENQTQVRDTMSRRHHRVYQLYSRTSGKHVQVLGRRISACGEDGDKYAQLVVEADTFGSQVRIRGKETNFYLCMNRRGKLVGKKASNRSDDCVFVEKVLENHYTALMSARYTGWYVGFTKRGRPRRGPHTLPNQQDVHFMKRFPPGEQPDLTTPFRFTTVSKRSKRVRATGPR; from the exons ATGTGGTCTCTTCTTTCCACGTTGACCGTCTT ATGTATCCAGATGTTACTGGTGATGTGCAATCCATTACAG CAGGTGCTTGGTGTGGATGGAGTCAACTTCAGTGTGCATGTGGAGAACCAGACGCAGGTGCGAGACACCATGAGTCGGCGACATCACCGGGTGTACCAGCTGTACAGCCGCACCAGCGGCAAACACGTCCAAGTGCTGGGACGCAGAATCAGCGCTTGCGGAGAGGACGGAGACAAATAtg CCCAGCTCGTAGTGGAGGCCGATACCTTCGGGAGCCAGGTGAGAATCCGGGGCAAGGAGACCAATTTTTACCTGTGCATGAACCGTCGTGGAAAGCTAGTAGGAAAG AAGGCCAGCAATCGAAGCGACGACTGTGTCTTTGTGGAAAAGGTTCTGGAGAACCACTACACAGCACTGATGTCAGCACGTTACACTGGCTGGTACGTGGGATTCACTAAACGAGGGCGTCCTCGCCGCGGCCCGCACACGCTCCCTAACCAACAGGACGTACACTTCATGAAGCGCTTTCCACCCGGAGAGCAGCCGGACTTGACCACCCCCTTCCGCTTCACCACCGTCAGCAAGCGAAGTAAGAGGGTGCGCGCTACTGGGCCACGCTAG
- the fgf18a gene encoding fibroblast growth factor 18a isoform X4, with protein MLLVMCNPLQQVLGVDGVNFSVHVENQTQVRDTMSRRHHRVYQLYSRTSGKHVQVLGRRISACGEDGDKYAQLVVEADTFGSQVRIRGKETNFYLCMNRRGKLVGKKASNRSDDCVFVEKVLENHYTALMSARYTGWYVGFTKRGRPRRGPHTLPNQQDVHFMKRFPPGEQPDLTTPFRFTTVSKRSKRVRATGPR; from the exons ATGTTACTGGTGATGTGCAATCCATTACAG CAGGTGCTTGGTGTGGATGGAGTCAACTTCAGTGTGCATGTGGAGAACCAGACGCAGGTGCGAGACACCATGAGTCGGCGACATCACCGGGTGTACCAGCTGTACAGCCGCACCAGCGGCAAACACGTCCAAGTGCTGGGACGCAGAATCAGCGCTTGCGGAGAGGACGGAGACAAATAtg CCCAGCTCGTAGTGGAGGCCGATACCTTCGGGAGCCAGGTGAGAATCCGGGGCAAGGAGACCAATTTTTACCTGTGCATGAACCGTCGTGGAAAGCTAGTAGGAAAG AAGGCCAGCAATCGAAGCGACGACTGTGTCTTTGTGGAAAAGGTTCTGGAGAACCACTACACAGCACTGATGTCAGCACGTTACACTGGCTGGTACGTGGGATTCACTAAACGAGGGCGTCCTCGCCGCGGCCCGCACACGCTCCCTAACCAACAGGACGTACACTTCATGAAGCGCTTTCCACCCGGAGAGCAGCCGGACTTGACCACCCCCTTCCGCTTCACCACCGTCAGCAAGCGAAGTAAGAGGGTGCGCGCTACTGGGCCACGCTAG
- the fgf18a gene encoding fibroblast growth factor 18a isoform X2: MWSLLSTLTVLCIQMLLVMCNPLQVLGVDGVNFSVHVENQTQVRDTMSRRHHRVYQLYSRTSGKHVQVLGRRISACGEDGDKYAQLVVEADTFGSQVRIRGKETNFYLCMNRRGKLVGKKASNRSDDCVFVEKVLENHYTALMSARYTGWYVGFTKRGRPRRGPHTLPNQQDVHFMKRFPPGEQPDLTTPFRFTTVSKRSKRVRATGPR, from the exons ATGTGGTCTCTTCTTTCCACGTTGACCGTCTT ATGTATCCAGATGTTACTGGTGATGTGCAATCCATTACAG GTGCTTGGTGTGGATGGAGTCAACTTCAGTGTGCATGTGGAGAACCAGACGCAGGTGCGAGACACCATGAGTCGGCGACATCACCGGGTGTACCAGCTGTACAGCCGCACCAGCGGCAAACACGTCCAAGTGCTGGGACGCAGAATCAGCGCTTGCGGAGAGGACGGAGACAAATAtg CCCAGCTCGTAGTGGAGGCCGATACCTTCGGGAGCCAGGTGAGAATCCGGGGCAAGGAGACCAATTTTTACCTGTGCATGAACCGTCGTGGAAAGCTAGTAGGAAAG AAGGCCAGCAATCGAAGCGACGACTGTGTCTTTGTGGAAAAGGTTCTGGAGAACCACTACACAGCACTGATGTCAGCACGTTACACTGGCTGGTACGTGGGATTCACTAAACGAGGGCGTCCTCGCCGCGGCCCGCACACGCTCCCTAACCAACAGGACGTACACTTCATGAAGCGCTTTCCACCCGGAGAGCAGCCGGACTTGACCACCCCCTTCCGCTTCACCACCGTCAGCAAGCGAAGTAAGAGGGTGCGCGCTACTGGGCCACGCTAG